A DNA window from Brassica napus cultivar Da-Ae chromosome C1, Da-Ae, whole genome shotgun sequence contains the following coding sequences:
- the LOC106376768 gene encoding photosystem I chlorophyll a/b-binding protein 3-1, chloroplastic-like, with the protein MAAQALVSSSLTSSVQTARQIFGAKPAVSVSQRKVSLVVKAASTPPAKQGANRQLWFASSQSLSYLDGSLPGDFGFDPLGLSDPEGTGGFIEPRWLAYGEIINGRFAMLGAAGAIAPEILGKAGLIPADTALPWFQTGVIPPAGTYSYWADPYTLFVLEMALMGFAEHRRLQDWYNPGSMGKQYFLGLEKGFAGSGDPAYPGGPFFNPLGFGKDEKSMKELKLKEVKNGRLAMLAILGYFVQGLVTGVGPYQNLLDHLADPVNNNVLTSLKFH; encoded by the exons ATGGCAGCACAAGCGCTTGTGTCTTCTTCACTTACTTCCTCTGTTCAGACTGCTAGACAGATATTCGGCGCAAAACCAGCTGTGTCCGTATCACAGAGGAAGGTTTCCTTGGTTGTTAAGGCTGCCTCAACTCCACCTGCCAAG CAAGGAGCAAACAGGCAATTGTGGTTTGCATCATCACAGAGTCTCTCTTACTTGGATGGCAG CTTACCTGGCGACTTTGGATTCGATCCGCTTGGTCTTTCAGACCCAGAGGGTACTGGAGGCTTCATCGAGCCGAGATGGCTAGCCTACGGAGAGATCATCAACGGGAGGTTCGCTATGTTGGGTGCAGCTGGAGCTATTGCACCTGAGATTCTAGGAAAGGCCGGTCTGATTCCTGCAGACACTGCTCTTCCCTGGTTCCAAACCGGTGTGATTCCACCTGCAGGGACATACAGCTACTGGGCAGACCCTTACACACTCTTTGTTCTCGAGATGGCTTTGATGGGATTTGCCGAGCACAGGAGGTTGCAGGACTGGTACAACCCAGGATCTATGGGTAAACAATACTTCTTGGGTCTAGAGAAAGGTTTCGCGGGTTCAGGTGACCCGGCTTACCCCGGTGGACCATTCTTCAACCCTCTTGGGTTTGGAAAAGACGAGAAGTCGATGAAGGAGTTGAAACTCAAGGAGGTCAAGAACGGTAGACTGGCAATGCTCGCCATCCTAGGCTATTTTGTGCAGGGACTAGTGACCGGTGTGGGGCCTTACCAGAACCTTCTTGATCATTTGGCGGATCCCGTCAACAACAATGTCTTGACCAGCCTCAAGTTCCACTGA
- the LOC106373716 gene encoding uncharacterized mitochondrial protein AtMg00310-like: MAWQKLCKEKENGGLGFHDLKKFNQSLLAKQAWRLWNSPNSLVARILKARYFPRSSFLEGCVGRRPSYAWRSILHGRELMQKGLLKEIGNGEESRLWIDNWIMDKVPRPPMYRQDAMVDLTLNVSDLIDHQHGGWNLHRVREVIADEDIN; this comes from the coding sequence ATGGCGTGGCAAAAGCTTtgcaaagagaaagaaaatggaGGATTGGGCTTTCATGATCTTAAAAAGTTCAATCAATCTCTCTTAGCAAAACAAGCATGGAGATTATGGAACTCACCTAACTCGCTAGTAGCAAGAATTCTCAAAGCTCGGTATTTTCCGCGTTCATCTTTCCTAGAAGGCTGTGTGGGGAGGAGACCATCGTATGCATGGAGAAGTATTTTGCATGGTCGTGAGTTAATGCAGAAAGGTCTCCTGAAAGAGATTGGTAATGGTGAGGAGTCTAGACTCTGGATAGACAACTGGATCATGGATAAAGTCCCAAGACCACCAATGTATCGCCAAGATGCTATGGTAGATCTCACGTTGAATGTGAGTGATCTGATAGATCATCAGCATGGTGGGTGGAATTTACATCGAGTCAGAGAAGTGATTGCAGATGAAGACATAAACTGA
- the LOC106374790 gene encoding LOW QUALITY PROTEIN: G-type lectin S-receptor-like serine/threonine-protein kinase At1g61500 (The sequence of the model RefSeq protein was modified relative to this genomic sequence to represent the inferred CDS: substituted 3 bases at 3 genomic stop codons), whose protein sequence is MTRFVCLLLFVMLLSFTYAAITPTSPLSIGQTLSSSDGVYQLGFFSPNNTQNQYVGIWFKGIIPRVVVWVANREKPVTDSTANLAITSKGSLLLFSGKDGIVWSSGETFASNGSHAELSDSGSLIVVDKVSGRILWQSFDHLGDTLLHSSFLMYNLVTGEKRVVTSWKSYTDPSPGDFVGEITPQVPSQGFIMRGSRPYWRSGPWAKTRFTGVPLMDESYTSTFSLHQDVNGSGYLSFFQRKYKISRIILTPEGSMKIFRYNGTNWELYYEAPLANSCHIYGVCGPFGLCVSSVPPKCKCFKGFVPKSIEEWKRGNWTSGCVRRTELLCQGNSTGEDVNVFHPVANIKPPDSYEFANSLNAEECYQSCFHNCSCLAFSFISGIGCLVWNHDLMDAVQFSAGGELLSIRLARSELDGNKLKKTIVASTVSLTLFVILGLASFGFWRCRLEDNAHILKDAWRNEFKPQDVPGLDFLEMNAIQTATSNFSLSNKLGQGGFGSVYKVRNFXSSLLFLYIFFSRXPCAFLLXGKLQDGKEIAVKRLSSSSGQGKEEFMNEIVLISKLQHRNLVRILGCCIEGEERLLIYEFMLNKSLDTFIFDSRRKLEIEWPKRFSIIQGIARGLLYLHRESRLKVIHRDLKVSNILMDEKMNPKISDFGLARMYQGTEHEENTHRVAGTLGYMAPEYAWTGMFSEKSDIYSFGVLLLEIISGEKISRFGYGEEGRNLLTYAWETWGENGGTDLLDQGVAYSCRPLEVERCVHIGLLCVQHQPADRPNTLELLSMLTTTSDLPSPKQPTFVAQTRNKEFMAMDLTTFSKMTDSVILGR, encoded by the exons ATGACTAGGTTTGTTTGCTTGCTTTTGTTTGTCATGCTCTTAAGTTTTACATATGCAGCTATAACGCCAACAAGTCCTTTGTCAATAGGACAAACTCTCAGCTCCTCTGATGGTGTTTATCAACTGGGGTTCTTCAGTCCTAATAACACCCAGAATCAGTATGTTGGAATCTGGTTCAAGGGCATCATTCCTCGGGTGGTTGTGTGGGTGGCTAATAGAGAAAAGCCTGTTACAGACTCCACCGCAAATCTAGCTATCACCAGCAAGGGAAGTCTTCTCTTATTTAGTGGCAAAGATGGCATTGTCTGGTCCAGTGGAGAGACTTTTGCATCTAACGGGTCTCATGCAGAGCTTTCAGACAGTGGAAGTCTTATTGTCGTAGACAAAGTTTCAGGAAGAATTCTATGGCAAAGCTTTGACCATCTTGGTGATACTCTTCTACATTCCTCATTCCTTATGTATAACCTCGTCACCGGTGAGAAGCGGGTTGTGACTTCCTGGAAAAGTTACACTGATCCATCACCTGGCGACTTTGTGGGTGAGATTACACCACAAGTGCCATCACAAGGGTTTATTATGAGAGGCTCGAGGCCTTACTGGAGAAGTGGTCCATGGGCTAAAACGAGGTTCACTGGGGTACCTCTAATGGATGAGTCATACACAAGTACATTCAGTCTTCACCAGGATGTAAATGGGTCAGGATACTTGtctttttttcaaagaaaatacaaaatttcaCGCATAATTTTAACACCAGAGGGATCAATGAAGATTTTTCGTTACAATGGAACGAACTGGGAACTGTACTATGAGGCTCCATTAGCCAATTCATGCCACATATACGGTGTATGTGGACCTTTTGGGTTGTGTGTTAGTTCAGTTCCTCCGAAATGTAAATGCTTCAAAGGGTTTGTACCTAAATCCATTGAAGAATGGAAAAGAGGAAACTGGACGAGTGGTTGTGTGAGGCGAACCGAGCTACTTTGTCAAGGAAACTCTACCGGTGAAGATGTAAATGTCTTCCATCCTGTTGCCAACATAAAGCCTCCAGATAGTTACGAATTTGCAAATTCCCTGAATGCTGAAGAATGCTACCAAAGTTGCTTCCACAATTGTTCATGCTTGGCCTTTTCTTTTATTAGTGGAATTGGGTGCTTAGTATGGAACCATGACTTAATGGACGCAGTGCAGTTTTCTGCAGGAGGAGAGCTTCTTTCCATTCGTCTTGCACGTTCTGAGCTAG ATGGAAATAAGCTCAAGAAGACAATAGTTGCTAGTACTGTGAGCCTTAccctttttgtgattttgggcTTGGCTTCGTTTGGTTTCTGGCGATGCAGACTGGAAGATAATG CTCATATATTAAAAGATGCTTGGAGGAACGAGTTTAAACCCCAAGATGTCCCAGGTTTAGATTTTCTTGAGATGAATGCCATACAAACTGCCACCAGTAATTTCAGTCTGTCAAACAAACTCGGACAAGGTGGATTTGGTTCTGTATACAAGGTCAGAAACTTTTAATCCTCTTtgctctttttatatatatttttctccaGATGACCTTGTGCATTTCTGCTTTAGGGAAAACTGCAAGATGGAAAAGAAATCGCTGTAAAACGGCTTTCCAGCAGCTCAGGGCAGGGCAAAGAGGAATTCATGAATGAAATAGTACTCATCTCAAAACTACAACACAGAAACTTAGTTCGGATATTGGGATGTTGcattgaaggagaagagaggcTATTGATTTATGAGTTCATGTTGAACAAAAGCCTTGATACTTTTATCTTCG ATTCAAGAAGAAAGCTTGAGATTGAGTGGCCTAAGAGATTCAGTATCATCCAAGGTATTGCACGTGGACTTCTCTATCTCCACCGTGAGTCACGCCTCAAGGTCATTCACCGAGACCTGAAGGTGAGTAATATTCTTATGGATGAGAAGATGAACCCAAAAATATCAGATTTTGGATTGGCTAGGATGTATCAGGGAACCGAACATGAGGAAAATACTCACAGGGTTGCAGGAACTTT AGGATATATGGCACCTGAGTATGCATGGACAGGGATGTTCTCTGAGAAATCCGATATCTACAGCTTCGGAGTTCTGTTGTTAGAAATCATCAGTGGGGAAAAGATCTCAAGATTCGGTTATGGCGAAGAAGGCAGAAACCTTCTTACATAC GCGTGGGAAACTTGGGGTGAAAATGGAGGAACTGATCTCTTGGACCAAGGCGTTGCGTATTCATGTCGCCCGTTAGAAGTTGAGAGATGTGTTCATATTGGTTTGCTCTGCGTTCAACACCAACCTGCCGATAGACCCAACACACTTGAGTTACTGTCTATGCTCACTACAACATCAGATCTTCCATCACCAAAACAACCCACATTTGTAGCGCAGACGAGAAATAAAGAATTCATGGCTATGGATTTGACCACCTTCAGTAAGATGACAGATTCTGTAATCCTTGGGCGTTAA
- the LOC106373715 gene encoding uncharacterized protein LOC106373715 produces MSGALAVKQQLRSRGIRIDPTCPVCGYAPESICLMMFPCPKEKEVWAQSQVTLPPGGFSQNSVFLNLHYLIANSGKRDLDPKWRLSFPWILWHVWKARNLLCFEKISLSADEILSKATEEAMIWLSLSSTELEKVQELNVGTGNVECWKKTPQGFVKCNIGVSWSPNSKLGGAAWLLRDHNGKALLHSRHAFSGTMSEQQASLMAFSWAVAALTGSGGSSSFWPSLFKEIFRPII; encoded by the coding sequence ATGTCTGGTGCTCTTGCGGTGAAACAACAACTAAGATCCAGAGGCATTCGTATTGATCCTACATGCCCGGTGTGTGGCTATGCTCCTGAGAGTATTTGTCTTATGATGTTTCCATGCCCTAAAGAGAAAGAGGTGTGGGCGCAGTCTCAAGTAACGCTGCCTCCAGGTGGTTTCTCCCAAAACTCTGTGTTTCTGAATCTCCATTATCTTATTGCTAATAGTGGTAAGCGGGATTTGGACCCAAAGTGGAGATTATCATTCCCATGGATTCTTTGGCATGTGTGGAAAGCAAGGAACCTCCTCTGCTTTGAAAAGATAAGCCTCTCGGCTGACGAAATCTTATCTAAAGCTACGGAGGAAGCGATGATCTGGCTATCCTTGAGCTCAACAGAATTGGAGAAGGTGCAGGAGTTGAATGTGGGAACTGGTAATGTGGAATGCTGGAAAAAAACCCCTCAGGGGTTTGTTAAGTGTAACATAGGTGTCTCCTGGTCTCCAAACTCAAAGCTTGGTGGGGCGGCCTGGTTGTTGAGAGATCACAATGGTAAAGCCTTGTTGCATAGTCGACATGCTTTCTCCGGAACTATGTCTGAACAACAGGCTTCCTTAATGGCCTTCTCGTGGGCAGTAGCGGCCCTGACCGGAAGCGGAGGAAGCTCAAGCTTCTGGCCTTcactttttaaagaaatattccggccaattatttaa